The sequence below is a genomic window from Streptomyces sudanensis.
GCGTGGTCGCCGGCGTCGAGGAGCCGCTTGACGAAGGCGGAGCCGACGATGACGCCGTCGGCGAAGGAGGCGACCTCCGCGGCCTGCCCGGCGTCGGACACCCCGAGCCCGACGCAGACCGGCAGGTCCGTGGTGGCGCGGGTGCGCCGCACCAGGTCGGCGGCCTGCCCGCCGACGGACTCCCGGGTGCCGGTGACCCCCATGAGGGACGCGGCGTACACGAAGCCCGTGCCGGCGGCGGTGATGGCGGCGAGCCGCTCGTCCCGGCTGCTGGGCGCGACGACGAACACGGTGGCCAGGTCGTGCTTCCGGGCGTGCTCCCGCCACAGGGCCGACTCCTGGACGGGGAGGTCGGGCAGGATGCACCCGGCGCCGCCCGCCTCGGCCAGCTCGGCGGCGAACCGCTCCACGCCGTACCGGTCCACGGGGTTCCAGTACGTCATGACGAGGACCGGCTTGCCGGTGGCCTCGAACGCCTCGCGGACCGTGCGCATCACGTCCGCGATGCGCACGCCGCCGCGCAGGGCGATGTCGTCGGCGGTCTGGATGACGGGGCCGTCCAGGACGGGGTCGCTGTGCGGCAGGCCGACCTCCACCACGTCGGCGCCGCCGTCGAGGGCGGCCTTGACCGCCTCGATGCCGACGTCCACGGTGGGGAAGCCGGCCGGGAGGTACGCGACGAGCGCGGCCCGGTCCTCCGCCCGGGCGGCGGCCAGGGTGTCGGCCAGCAGCCGGATGTTGCCGCTCACCTGGCGTCCTCCTCGATCTCCGCGCCGTCGCCCGCCTCGTCGGCGGCGACCTCGGCGTCCGTCTCGTACAGCCCGAAGTAGCGGGCGGCGGTGTCCATGTCCTTGTCGCCCCGGCCGGACAGGTTGACGACGATCAGCCCGTCCGGGCCCAGCTCGCGGCCGACCTCCAGGGCCCCGGCGAGCGCGTGCGCGGACTCGATGGCCGGGATGACGCCCTCGGTGCGCGACAGCAGGCGCAGGGCCCGCATGGCCTCGTCGTCGGTGACGGCGCGGTACTCGCCGCGGCCGGTGTCCTTCAGGTAGGCGTGCTCGGGGCCGATGCCGGGGTAGTCCAGGCCGGCGGAGATCGAGTACGGCTCGGTGATCTGGCCCTCGTCGTCCTGGAGGACGTAACTGCGGGAGCCGTGCAGGACGCCCGGCTCGCCGGCGTTCAGGGTCGCCGCGTGCTCGCCGGTCCCCACGCCGTGCCCGGCCGGCTCGCAGCCGATCAGGCGGACGCCCCCGTCGGGGATGAACGCGTGGAACAGGCCGATGGCGTTGGAGCCGCCGCCGACGCAGGCGACCACGGCGTCGGGC
It includes:
- the trpA gene encoding tryptophan synthase subunit alpha; the protein is MSGNIRLLADTLAAARAEDRAALVAYLPAGFPTVDVGIEAVKAALDGGADVVEVGLPHSDPVLDGPVIQTADDIALRGGVRIADVMRTVREAFEATGKPVLVMTYWNPVDRYGVERFAAELAEAGGAGCILPDLPVQESALWREHARKHDLATVFVVAPSSRDERLAAITAAGTGFVYAASLMGVTGTRESVGGQAADLVRRTRATTDLPVCVGLGVSDAGQAAEVASFADGVIVGSAFVKRLLDAGDHAAGVAAVRELAGELARGVRRVP